The Sagittula sp. P11 genome window below encodes:
- the yjfF gene encoding galactofuranose ABC transporter, permease protein YjfF gives MIRSTHLPLLVTLATFVLAYALCAAAYPAMLSTRVMSNLLTDNAFLGIAAVGMTFVILSGGIDLSIGSVIAFTGVFLAVVLRDTSMHPLVAFVLVLCITTGFGAAMGATIHYLEMPPFIVTLAGMFLARGAAYVLSTESVPITHEFYDTLQGLYWKAPGGGRFRLIGGVMVLTFIVGIIVAHRTRFGQNVYALGGGEQAARLMGVPQALTTVGIYATSGCLAGLSGIVFSLYTSAGYSLATVGVELDAIAAVVIGGTLLTGGYGFVGGTFFGILIMGLIQTYIVFDGTLSSWWTKIVIGGLLFAFILLQKGLTWATQAKATRARRRTATGSAALS, from the coding sequence ATGATCCGTTCCACCCATCTGCCCCTGCTGGTGACGCTTGCCACCTTCGTCCTGGCCTATGCGCTCTGCGCCGCGGCCTATCCGGCGATGCTCTCGACACGGGTGATGTCAAACCTGCTGACCGACAACGCTTTCCTCGGGATCGCGGCGGTGGGGATGACCTTCGTCATCCTTTCGGGCGGGATCGACCTGTCCATCGGGTCGGTGATCGCCTTCACCGGCGTCTTCCTCGCCGTCGTCCTGCGCGACACCTCCATGCACCCGCTGGTGGCCTTCGTGCTCGTGCTGTGCATCACGACCGGGTTCGGCGCGGCCATGGGGGCCACGATCCACTACCTCGAGATGCCGCCGTTCATCGTCACGCTGGCGGGCATGTTCCTGGCCCGTGGCGCCGCCTATGTCCTGTCGACCGAAAGCGTGCCGATCACGCACGAGTTCTACGACACGTTGCAGGGCCTCTACTGGAAGGCGCCCGGTGGCGGGCGGTTTCGGCTGATCGGCGGCGTCATGGTCCTGACCTTCATCGTCGGCATAATCGTCGCCCACCGCACCCGCTTCGGCCAGAACGTTTATGCGCTTGGCGGAGGAGAGCAGGCGGCGCGGCTGATGGGCGTTCCGCAGGCGCTGACCACCGTCGGCATATATGCGACATCGGGGTGCCTAGCGGGGCTGTCTGGCATCGTCTTCTCGCTCTATACATCCGCCGGGTACTCACTCGCGACGGTGGGCGTGGAACTGGATGCCATCGCGGCGGTGGTGATCGGGGGCACGCTGCTGACCGGGGGATACGGCTTTGTGGGGGGGACGTTCTTCGGCATCCTCATCATGGGCCTGATCCAGACCTACATCGTGTTCGACGGAACGCTGTCGAGCTGGTGGACCAAGATCGTGATCGGAGGGCTGCTGTTCGCATTCATCCTCCTGCAGAAAGGACTGACGTGGGCAACGCAGGCAAAGGCGACCCGGGCAAGACGACGAACAGCGACTGGCTCCGCCGCTCTCTCATGA
- a CDS encoding SDR family oxidoreductase: MDVVDHPQDGFQPARHADDLTRLEGRLEEMRRRFTDTVAQTEGELGPLTLCLNAAGIANANRNEEMEEDQYQALMDINMKGIWLTCRAQGRAMEWVGHGIRVNTISPGYTATPMNTRPEMVHQTKEFESQTPMQRMASVDEMVGPAVFLLSNASSFVTGVDLLVDGGFCCW, translated from the coding sequence ATGGATGTTGTCGACCATCCGCAGGATGGTTTCCAACCAGCTAGACACGCCGATGATCTCACCCGGCTGGAGGGTCGCCTCGAGGAAATGCGCCGCCGCTTCACCGATACGGTGGCGCAGACCGAAGGCGAATTAGGGCCGCTGACCTTGTGCCTGAACGCCGCCGGGATCGCCAACGCCAACAGGAACGAGGAGATGGAGGAAGACCAGTACCAGGCCCTCATGGACATCAACATGAAGGGCATCTGGCTGACCTGCCGAGCACAGGGGCGCGCGATGGAATGGGTCGGTCACGGCATCCGCGTCAACACGATCTCTCCGGGCTATACCGCGACGCCGATGAACACCCGGCCCGAGATGGTGCACCAGACCAAGGAGTTCGAAAGCCAGACGCCAATGCAACGCATGGCCAGCGTCGACGAGATGGTCGGCCCCGCTGTTTTCCTGCTGTCGAACGCGTCGTCCTTCGTCACCGGCGTGGACCTGCTGGTGGACGGCGGCTTCTGCTGCTGGTGA
- a CDS encoding sugar ABC transporter ATP-binding protein has translation MTAEADRFALRLHKVSKAFGGVQALNAVDFEVRAGEVHCLAGENGCGKSTLIKVVTGVHRPESAELIELFGEEVQKITPVQARARGVSVIWQDLALFPYMSVAENIAFDDLVGLVPRPVKYRDMAARAGAVLARLGVTLDLGAPLGDLPIAQRQVVAIARALMNDARLIFMDEPTASLTQAETDRLLDIVRKLSADGVAVVFVSHRLAEVLEIAERVTVVRDGNLVGVYPTEGMTQARLGELMTGHLIDDTVSARDVAPGAAEVIECEGLTRRGEFTDVSLKVRAGEVLGLTGLIGAGRTELAHVMMGMRPADGGRMRLDGQEYAPRSIREAIARGMAYVSEDRLSLGLLQKQSIADNTVISVLKRLTAATGLISDSRKSELVRHWIRELGVKIGAPEDAISTLSGGNQQKVVLAKWLATEPRLLILDSPTVGVDVGARAGIFRIVRALADEGLAILLISDEVTEVMQNADRILHMANGRIVGEVDPRTITVPELEERIYA, from the coding sequence ATGACTGCCGAGGCAGACCGCTTCGCGCTGCGCCTGCACAAGGTCTCCAAGGCCTTTGGCGGGGTGCAGGCGCTGAATGCCGTGGATTTCGAGGTGCGCGCCGGTGAGGTGCATTGCCTTGCCGGAGAGAACGGCTGCGGCAAGTCCACGCTGATCAAGGTGGTGACCGGAGTCCACCGTCCCGAGAGCGCCGAACTGATCGAGCTGTTCGGCGAGGAGGTCCAGAAGATCACGCCGGTTCAGGCCCGGGCGCGCGGTGTCTCGGTGATCTGGCAGGACCTTGCGCTGTTCCCCTACATGAGCGTGGCCGAGAACATCGCATTCGACGATCTGGTCGGGCTGGTGCCGCGCCCGGTGAAGTACCGCGACATGGCGGCAAGGGCAGGGGCGGTTCTTGCGCGGCTCGGCGTGACGCTGGATCTTGGCGCGCCTTTGGGCGATCTGCCCATCGCGCAACGGCAGGTGGTGGCCATCGCCCGCGCGCTGATGAATGACGCGCGGCTGATCTTCATGGATGAACCGACCGCCTCGCTGACGCAGGCAGAGACCGACCGCCTGCTCGACATCGTCCGCAAGCTGTCGGCGGACGGGGTTGCGGTTGTCTTCGTCTCGCACCGGCTGGCCGAGGTGCTGGAGATCGCCGAACGTGTGACCGTGGTGCGCGACGGCAACCTCGTGGGCGTTTACCCGACCGAAGGCATGACGCAGGCCCGGCTGGGCGAACTGATGACAGGCCACCTGATCGACGACACGGTCTCGGCCCGCGACGTGGCGCCCGGCGCGGCAGAGGTCATTGAATGCGAGGGTCTGACCAGACGCGGCGAATTCACCGATGTCTCACTGAAGGTCCGCGCCGGCGAGGTGCTGGGACTGACCGGCCTGATCGGCGCGGGGCGGACGGAACTGGCGCATGTCATGATGGGCATGCGCCCTGCCGACGGCGGCCGGATGCGGCTGGACGGACAGGAGTACGCGCCGCGTTCGATCCGAGAAGCCATAGCGCGCGGCATGGCCTATGTGTCGGAAGACCGGCTTTCGCTGGGCCTGCTGCAGAAGCAGAGCATCGCGGACAACACGGTCATTTCTGTCCTGAAGAGGCTGACGGCTGCAACCGGGCTGATCTCGGACAGCCGCAAGTCGGAACTGGTCCGCCACTGGATCCGGGAACTGGGCGTCAAGATCGGCGCGCCGGAGGATGCCATCTCGACCCTTTCGGGCGGCAACCAGCAGAAGGTCGTGCTGGCGAAATGGCTGGCCACGGAACCGCGGCTCCTGATCCTCGACAGCCCCACCGTGGGTGTCGATGTCGGCGCACGGGCGGGGATCTTCCGCATCGTGCGGGCGCTGGCCGACGAGGGGCTGGCGATCCTGCTGATTTCCGACGAGGTGACGGAGGTCATGCAGAACGCCGACCGTATCCTGCACATGGCCAATGGCCGCATCGTCGGAGAGGTCGACCCGCGCACCATCACCGTCCCCGAACTGGAGGAGCGCATCTATGCGTAA
- a CDS encoding sugar ABC transporter ATP-binding protein: protein MKDTLTPDDRPVLRARGVSKFFPGTIALDDVDLALRPGEVHALLGENGAGKSTLIKCLTGAYRRDAGVIELDGQAVEPQSTADSQKLGIGTVYQEVNLLPNLTVAENLFLGRQPMRLGFVARRRMNREAQEVLAGYGLDVDPGEPLTAYSVAIQQVIAIARAVEMSGKVLILDEPTASLDREEVQLLFGVIRQLTARGLAVVFITHFLDQVFEISDRATVLRNGRVVGTVKLSEVSPRDVITMMLGRQLEARVKRHEVGPAGKGLVAIDGLAKRGMIEPFSLNIREGEVVGLAGLLGSGRTETCNLIFGAVQADQGRILLRDKEISVSRPRDAIAHRFALCPEDRKVDGIVGDLSVRDNIILALQARQGWMRPIPRAKINEIAESYVRALDIRLASLDMPIRLLSGGNQQKALLARWLATNPDFLILDEPTRGIDVGAHAEIIALIEQLRADGMALLVASSELEELVAYSTRVVVLRDRQQVSELKGDAITPENIVRAIADEGEAA, encoded by the coding sequence ATGAAAGACACGCTGACACCCGATGACCGCCCGGTGCTGCGGGCGCGCGGGGTATCCAAGTTCTTCCCCGGCACCATCGCGCTCGACGATGTGGACCTCGCGCTGAGGCCCGGCGAGGTGCATGCACTGCTGGGCGAGAACGGGGCCGGAAAGTCGACGCTGATCAAGTGCCTGACCGGCGCTTATCGGCGCGACGCGGGAGTGATCGAACTGGACGGGCAGGCGGTCGAGCCGCAGTCCACCGCCGACAGCCAGAAGCTGGGCATCGGCACGGTCTACCAGGAGGTCAACCTGCTGCCCAACCTGACCGTGGCCGAGAACCTGTTCCTCGGGCGCCAGCCGATGCGCCTGGGTTTCGTCGCGCGGCGGCGGATGAACCGTGAGGCGCAGGAGGTTCTGGCGGGCTATGGTCTGGACGTCGACCCCGGTGAACCGCTGACCGCCTATTCGGTCGCCATCCAGCAGGTCATCGCCATCGCCCGCGCGGTCGAGATGTCGGGCAAGGTGCTGATCCTCGACGAACCAACGGCCAGCCTCGACCGGGAAGAGGTGCAACTGCTCTTCGGTGTGATCAGGCAACTGACGGCACGCGGGCTGGCGGTGGTCTTCATCACGCACTTCCTCGACCAGGTCTTCGAGATATCGGACCGCGCGACGGTTCTGCGGAACGGCCGCGTCGTGGGCACGGTGAAACTGTCCGAAGTATCGCCGCGCGATGTCATAACAATGATGCTGGGCCGCCAGTTGGAGGCACGGGTCAAGCGCCATGAGGTCGGCCCGGCGGGCAAGGGTCTTGTCGCCATCGACGGGCTGGCCAAGCGCGGCATGATCGAGCCGTTCTCGCTGAACATCCGGGAAGGCGAGGTGGTCGGCCTGGCAGGTCTGCTGGGCTCGGGCCGGACGGAGACGTGCAATCTTATCTTCGGCGCGGTGCAGGCCGACCAGGGACGTATCCTGTTGCGGGACAAGGAGATTTCCGTGTCCCGGCCGCGAGACGCCATCGCCCATCGCTTTGCCCTTTGTCCGGAGGACCGCAAGGTGGACGGCATCGTCGGCGACCTGTCCGTGCGGGACAACATCATCCTTGCGCTGCAGGCGCGGCAGGGCTGGATGCGGCCGATTCCGCGCGCCAAGATCAACGAGATCGCCGAGAGCTATGTGCGGGCGCTGGACATCCGGCTGGCCTCTCTCGATATGCCGATCCGGCTGTTGTCGGGCGGCAACCAGCAGAAGGCGCTGCTCGCGCGCTGGCTGGCGACCAATCCCGATTTCCTCATCCTCGACGAACCCACGCGCGGCATCGATGTGGGCGCCCACGCCGAGATCATCGCCCTGATCGAGCAATTGCGCGCGGACGGCATGGCCCTTCTGGTCGCCTCGTCCGAGCTGGAGGAACTGGTAGCCTACAGCACCCGCGTCGTGGTGCTGCGCGACCGGCAGCAGGTCTCGGAACTGAAGGGCGACGCGATCACGCCCGAAAACATCGTGCGGGCGATTGCGGACGAAGGAGAGGCTGCCTGA
- a CDS encoding ABC transporter permease has product MGPKPSTLKRVMPQLLILAAALALNVLVFPEFFHIDFRNGRLFGNIVDVLNRGAPVALLCIGMTLVIATRGIDLSVGAVMAIAGAVAASMVVNGHGWVTALLAALGAGGICGLWNGFLVAVLRIQPIVATLVLMVAGRGIAQLVTEGKILTFSDPGLIHLGAGVVAGIPTPILIWVSLGLLVAWAVRKTALGMLIEAIGINERSSRLAGINSRVLLICVYTVSGLCAALAGVIVAADIKGADANNAGLWLELDAILAVVIGGNSLLGGRFSILASLIGALIIQSVNSVILLSGMPPEFNLVIKAVLILCILVIQSPRIGNLVYILRASGPQPQPDRPAIPEKEAAR; this is encoded by the coding sequence ATGGGACCGAAACCCTCGACACTGAAACGGGTGATGCCGCAGTTGCTGATCCTCGCCGCGGCACTGGCGCTGAACGTGCTGGTCTTCCCGGAGTTCTTCCACATCGACTTCCGCAACGGGCGCCTGTTCGGCAACATCGTGGACGTGCTGAACCGGGGTGCGCCGGTTGCTCTGCTGTGCATCGGCATGACGCTGGTCATCGCGACCCGCGGCATCGACCTGTCAGTGGGCGCGGTCATGGCCATCGCGGGCGCCGTGGCGGCGTCGATGGTGGTCAACGGGCATGGCTGGGTCACGGCGCTTCTGGCCGCGCTCGGCGCTGGCGGGATCTGCGGGCTGTGGAACGGGTTCCTCGTCGCGGTGCTGCGGATTCAGCCCATCGTCGCGACGCTGGTCCTGATGGTGGCCGGGCGCGGCATCGCGCAGCTTGTCACCGAAGGGAAAATCCTGACCTTCTCCGACCCCGGTCTGATCCATCTGGGCGCGGGTGTCGTCGCAGGCATCCCCACGCCGATCCTCATTTGGGTGTCGCTGGGCCTGCTGGTCGCCTGGGCCGTGCGCAAGACGGCGCTGGGGATGCTGATCGAGGCCATCGGGATCAACGAACGATCCTCGCGGCTGGCCGGGATCAACAGCCGTGTCCTGCTGATCTGCGTCTACACGGTGTCCGGCCTCTGCGCCGCGCTGGCGGGGGTGATCGTCGCCGCCGACATCAAGGGCGCCGACGCGAACAACGCCGGTCTCTGGCTGGAGCTGGACGCGATCCTTGCGGTGGTCATCGGCGGCAACTCCCTTCTGGGCGGGCGGTTCTCGATCCTCGCCTCGCTGATCGGGGCGCTGATCATCCAGTCCGTCAACTCGGTCATCCTGCTTTCGGGCATGCCGCCGGAGTTCAACCTCGTGATCAAGGCGGTGCTGATCCTCTGCATCCTGGTCATCCAGTCGCCGCGGATCGGCAACCTGGTCTACATCCTGCGCGCGTCCGGGCCGCAACCGCAGCCCGACCGGCCCGCAATACCCGAAAAGGAGGCGGCGCGATGA
- the ytfQ gene encoding galactofuranose ABC transporter, galactofuranose-binding protein YtfQ codes for MTFKTTLLASTLAIAPLAAMAADLTIGFSQIGSESGWRAAETTVTKQEAEKRGIDLKFADAQQKQENQIKAIRSFIAQGVDAILVAPVVATGWDEVLEEAKDADIPVVLLDRTVDADKSLYLTAVTSDLVHEGRVAGEWLVSEMGDEECRIVELQGTTGSSPAIDRKKGFEEGIAGHDNLQIVRSQTGDFTRAQGKVVMESFLKAEGGENICALYAHNDDMAVGAIQAIKEAGLKPGEDIKIVAIDAVPDAHKAIAEGEMNATIELTPNMAGPALDALEAYLADGTEPEKWIQTESKLFTSEDDNQAIYEMKKDLGY; via the coding sequence ATGACATTCAAGACAACGCTACTGGCGTCCACGCTCGCTATTGCTCCGCTGGCCGCGATGGCCGCAGATCTGACCATCGGTTTCAGCCAGATCGGCTCCGAATCCGGATGGCGCGCGGCAGAGACCACCGTCACCAAGCAGGAAGCCGAAAAGCGCGGCATCGACCTCAAGTTTGCCGACGCGCAGCAGAAGCAGGAGAACCAGATCAAGGCGATCCGCAGCTTCATCGCGCAGGGCGTCGACGCGATCCTCGTGGCCCCCGTGGTCGCCACCGGCTGGGACGAGGTCCTGGAAGAGGCGAAGGACGCGGACATCCCGGTCGTCCTGCTCGACCGCACAGTGGATGCCGACAAGTCGCTCTACCTGACCGCCGTGACCTCCGACCTCGTGCACGAGGGTCGCGTTGCCGGTGAATGGCTGGTGAGCGAGATGGGCGACGAGGAGTGCCGCATCGTCGAACTGCAGGGCACCACCGGTTCGTCGCCCGCCATCGACCGCAAGAAGGGGTTCGAGGAAGGTATCGCCGGCCACGACAACCTGCAGATCGTGCGCAGCCAGACGGGCGATTTCACCCGCGCACAGGGCAAGGTCGTCATGGAAAGCTTCCTGAAGGCCGAGGGCGGAGAGAACATCTGCGCGCTTTACGCCCACAACGACGACATGGCCGTCGGCGCGATCCAGGCGATCAAGGAAGCCGGCCTGAAGCCGGGCGAGGACATCAAGATCGTCGCCATCGACGCGGTGCCGGATGCGCACAAGGCGATTGCCGAGGGCGAGATGAACGCCACCATCGAGCTGACGCCGAACATGGCCGGACCCGCGCTCGACGCGCTGGAGGCCTACCTGGCCGACGGCACCGAGCCGGAGAAATGGATCCAGACCGAATCCAAGCTGTTCACCAGCGAAGACGACAACCAGGCGATCTACGAAATGAAGAAAGACCTGGGTTACTGA
- a CDS encoding ABC transporter permease, whose translation MRNYTVELRLAVVLALICAGLSLAAPQFATLPNITSLLNNSAVNLIWAVGLLVVLVAGGIDISFAVASSVVQYIAAKLLISMGGGNWLLGFLFCGSLGILLGLLNAWLIHGFRIISIVVTIATFNAFFGLLMFFTGGRNIYNLPDWWTARIFIFEHEGANGVWSELTLPVGIMIGCVMATWVLLRRTNIGRQLFAFGDNPEGARRAGVNIAVMQGIAFGWMGLMAGIAGLCQVNIVKEVVPNALYGRELDVLAAVVLGGARLGGGKGTILGCILGVMFVAVTQNGLNLLGVSPFAFQMIIGAAILIAISTSNIDLTRVLRLSKTEARA comes from the coding sequence ATGCGTAACTACACGGTCGAACTCCGCCTTGCGGTGGTGCTGGCGCTTATCTGCGCGGGCCTGTCGCTGGCCGCGCCGCAATTCGCGACCCTGCCGAATATCACCTCGCTGCTGAACAACAGTGCGGTCAACCTGATCTGGGCCGTGGGCCTGCTGGTCGTGCTGGTCGCGGGGGGGATCGATATCTCCTTCGCCGTGGCGTCGTCGGTGGTGCAGTACATCGCGGCCAAGCTGCTGATATCCATGGGCGGCGGCAACTGGCTGTTGGGCTTCCTGTTCTGCGGCTCGCTCGGCATCCTGCTGGGGCTGCTGAACGCCTGGCTGATCCACGGCTTCCGGATCATCTCCATCGTCGTGACCATCGCCACCTTCAACGCCTTCTTCGGGCTGCTGATGTTCTTCACCGGCGGGCGCAACATCTACAACCTGCCGGACTGGTGGACGGCGCGGATCTTCATCTTCGAGCACGAGGGCGCGAACGGTGTCTGGTCGGAGCTGACGCTGCCCGTGGGGATCATGATCGGCTGCGTGATGGCGACCTGGGTTCTGCTCAGGCGCACCAACATCGGCCGGCAACTCTTTGCCTTCGGCGACAACCCGGAAGGCGCGCGTCGGGCTGGTGTCAACATCGCGGTCATGCAGGGCATCGCCTTCGGCTGGATGGGCCTGATGGCCGGGATCGCCGGCCTCTGCCAGGTGAACATCGTGAAGGAGGTCGTGCCCAACGCGCTTTACGGACGGGAGCTCGACGTGCTGGCGGCGGTCGTGCTCGGCGGCGCGCGGCTTGGGGGCGGCAAGGGTACGATCCTCGGCTGCATCCTCGGCGTGATGTTCGTCGCCGTCACGCAGAACGGCCTGAACCTGCTGGGTGTCTCTCCCTTCGCGTTCCAGATGATCATCGGCGCGGCGATCCTGATCGCGATCTCGACCTCGAACATCGACCTGACGCGCGTCCTGCGTCTGTCCAAGACGGAGGCCCGCGCATGA
- a CDS encoding nucleoside/nucleotide kinase family protein has protein sequence MARTVDMEGLRTEALALLDRPGRQFIAIAGAPGSGKSTTVEQLFEALEASHPGLAAILPMDGFHYDDAVLHAMNRRPWKGAPDTFDVGGLASVLDRLKPGREVVAVPVFDRELEISRGSARLIGTEARLILCEGNYLLLNRAPWDRLAGRFDLDVTIDVPEEELARRLRRRWVHYKLTEEEIRAKLEDNDLPNGRTVRAESREPDLVLIQTRAGQDPRPS, from the coding sequence ATGGCCCGCACCGTCGATATGGAGGGCCTCCGCACGGAGGCCCTTGCCCTGTTGGATCGCCCGGGCCGGCAGTTCATAGCCATCGCTGGCGCGCCGGGTTCGGGCAAGAGCACGACCGTCGAGCAACTGTTCGAGGCGCTCGAGGCCAGCCATCCCGGTTTGGCCGCGATCCTGCCGATGGACGGGTTTCATTACGACGACGCGGTTCTGCACGCGATGAACCGCCGCCCGTGGAAGGGCGCGCCGGACACTTTCGACGTGGGCGGACTCGCCTCGGTTTTGGACCGGCTGAAGCCGGGCAGGGAGGTGGTGGCCGTCCCGGTCTTCGACCGAGAGCTGGAAATCTCGCGCGGGTCGGCGCGGCTGATCGGGACGGAGGCGCGGCTCATCCTCTGCGAGGGCAACTACCTGCTGCTGAACCGTGCGCCGTGGGACCGTCTGGCGGGGCGCTTCGACCTGGACGTGACGATCGACGTCCCCGAAGAGGAACTTGCCCGCCGGTTGCGCCGCCGCTGGGTGCACTACAAGCTGACCGAGGAAGAAATCCGGGCGAAGCTGGAGGACAACGACCTCCCGAACGGGCGCACTGTTAGAGCGGAGAGCCGCGAGCCGGACCTCGTTCTGATCCAGACGCGCGCCGGGCAGGACCCGCGGCCCTCCTGA
- a CDS encoding sugar phosphate isomerase/epimerase, which produces MEGFGVHTSMWTMNWDREGAERAVAGAKEYGVDFIEIPMLRPSEVDTAHTAALIEKNGLRAICSLGLPEQYWASVNPEGAIDYLKLSIDKTKACGAEALSGVTFGGIGQRTGTWPTQGEYDNIATVLDSASKYAKQAGLLFGIEPVNRYENHLINTGWQARDMIERVGSDNIFIHLDTYHMNIEEKGAGNGILDARDYLKYIHLSESDRGTPGEGTCDWDEIFATLKAIDFKGGLAMESFINMPPEVGFGLAVWRPVAKDHDEVMSKGLPFLRNKAAQYRLI; this is translated from the coding sequence ATGGAAGGCTTTGGCGTACACACAAGCATGTGGACGATGAACTGGGACCGCGAGGGCGCCGAACGCGCCGTCGCCGGGGCGAAGGAATACGGGGTCGATTTCATCGAGATCCCGATGCTGCGCCCCTCCGAGGTCGACACCGCACACACCGCCGCGCTGATCGAGAAGAACGGACTGCGCGCGATCTGCTCGCTTGGCCTGCCGGAGCAGTACTGGGCCTCCGTCAACCCGGAAGGCGCCATCGACTACCTGAAGCTGTCGATCGACAAGACCAAGGCCTGCGGCGCGGAGGCACTGTCGGGCGTGACCTTCGGCGGCATCGGCCAGCGCACCGGCACCTGGCCCACACAGGGCGAATACGACAACATCGCCACTGTGCTGGATTCAGCGTCGAAGTATGCGAAACAGGCCGGTCTGCTCTTTGGGATCGAGCCGGTGAACCGCTACGAGAACCACCTCATCAACACCGGCTGGCAGGCGCGCGACATGATCGAGCGTGTGGGCTCCGACAACATCTTCATCCACCTCGACACCTACCACATGAACATCGAGGAGAAGGGTGCCGGCAACGGCATCCTCGATGCGCGCGACTACCTGAAGTACATCCACCTGAGCGAAAGCGACCGCGGCACACCGGGCGAAGGCACTTGCGACTGGGACGAGATCTTTGCAACCCTGAAGGCCATCGACTTCAAGGGGGGACTCGCCATGGAGAGCTTCATCAACATGCCGCCCGAGGTGGGCTTCGGCCTCGCCGTCTGGCGGCCGGTGGCGAAGGATCACGACGAGGTCATGTCGAAGGGCCTGCCGTTCCTGCGCAACAAGGCCGCGCAATACCGGCTGATCTGA
- a CDS encoding ABC transporter permease, with translation MMARASTSPKVATEPRKALIGKENLGLLAMLAALVVAFALASDRFLTAANLGSMGFQMPLLGLLTLAMLAPIVSGGLNLAIVYTANISGLTLAWTLMQFGGAEAGIPAFILGCALALVVGAAAGATMGLVIAYIGAHPILVSLAMMIFLRGLGEFLTRGGDISGFPGYMNVLGHGSLMGIPVPLILFAVIALAWHVLLRRTPHGFSVYMTGSNMRAAEYAGLNAKRTLVLIYTLSGILCAVAGILMAARFNSVRVGHGEAMLLITVLACFLGGIDPFGGHGRVAPVILSLVILQVLSSGLNLIGANQHLATAVWGLFLIAVMVLRSDRLKRAFRLSRKDT, from the coding sequence ATGATGGCCCGTGCATCGACCTCACCCAAAGTCGCAACAGAGCCCCGCAAGGCGCTGATCGGCAAGGAGAACCTAGGCCTTCTGGCGATGCTTGCCGCGCTGGTGGTTGCCTTCGCGCTGGCCTCTGACCGGTTCCTGACAGCAGCCAACCTCGGCTCCATGGGGTTCCAGATGCCGCTCTTGGGGCTGCTGACGCTGGCCATGCTGGCGCCCATCGTTTCCGGCGGCCTGAACCTTGCCATCGTCTACACGGCGAACATCAGCGGGCTGACGCTGGCCTGGACGCTGATGCAGTTCGGCGGGGCGGAGGCAGGCATCCCCGCCTTCATCCTCGGCTGCGCGCTGGCGCTGGTCGTGGGCGCCGCAGCGGGGGCGACCATGGGGCTTGTCATCGCCTACATCGGCGCGCACCCGATCCTCGTGTCGCTCGCCATGATGATCTTCCTGCGCGGTTTGGGGGAGTTCCTGACCCGTGGCGGCGACATCTCGGGCTTTCCCGGCTACATGAACGTGCTGGGCCACGGGTCCCTCATGGGCATTCCCGTGCCGCTGATCCTGTTTGCCGTCATCGCGCTGGCCTGGCACGTCCTGCTGCGCCGCACGCCGCACGGCTTCTCCGTCTACATGACCGGATCGAACATGCGCGCGGCCGAGTACGCGGGCCTCAACGCCAAGCGCACTCTGGTCCTGATCTACACGCTCTCGGGCATCCTCTGCGCCGTGGCGGGCATCCTCATGGCGGCGCGGTTCAATTCGGTCCGCGTGGGCCATGGCGAGGCGATGCTGCTGATCACCGTGCTTGCCTGCTTCCTCGGCGGGATCGACCCTTTCGGCGGGCATGGCCGAGTGGCCCCCGTCATCCTATCGCTGGTCATCCTCCAGGTGCTGTCCTCCGGGCTGAACCTGATCGGTGCCAACCAGCATCTTGCAACCGCCGTCTGGGGCCTGTTCCTGATCGCCGTCATGGTTCTGCGATCCGACCGGCTGAAACGGGCATTCCGACTTTCGCGAAAGGACACGTAA